The DNA region GAATCATTGAGATCTTGCAATGTGCGATATCTCAAGGCATTTCCCTCAGAGTCCACTGCTCCTTCAGTTGGAGGTGTTGCAAACTGCACATTCGGTGCATTCAGAGTTACAGGTGGTGTCGACGGCTCTGGTGACTGCGTGTTCTGCTCATTAAATGTCCATGGACTGCCTGAGCCATTGTTCTGAGTAGGAGACCCTGGATCCATCACTGAAAATCCCGGTGCTTCTGTTGACTGCCCAGCTCTATCCACTGAATCAGCTTGCACACTGTCAGACACTGTTGTTCGTCCGGCAATAGAGTAGAACTCCACTTCAACTCCTGTTTCAGTGCTTCTGTCTTGGTTTTTCTCACCCCAGCTCCATCCACGATGTTCTTCAAACACCACATCGCGTGACACTTGCAGTTTCTTAGTCACCGGATCATAAACCCGATAACCCTTTGTGCCTGTTTCATAACCAACAAATACCATTGGTGTGGATCTGTCAGACAGCTTAGTCACTCCTGGTCCTGTTTTCTTGACATGGGCCACGCAACCAAATGTTCTCAAATGACCTACACTCGGTTTCTTCTTGTGCCAAGCTTCATAAGGTGTCTTCCCTTCGAGACTTCTGGTAGGAGCTCTATTCAATAGGTACACTGCTGTGTGAACTGCTTCTCCTCAGAACTCACTCGGCATTTTCTTGCTCTTGAGCATACATCTGGCCATCTCAACTATGGTTTGGTTACGCCGTTCCACAACACCATTTTGCTGTGGTGAGTAGGGAGCGGTGGTAAAGTGCTTCAGGCCTTGCTCATTGCAGAACTCAGTAAACTGAATTGAGTTGAACTCACCACCTCTGTCAGAACGAAACGCCCGAAGTCTGCACCCACTCTCTACTTCTGCCAATGTCTTCACTCGCTTGAAACACTTGAATGCCTCAGCTTTTGTCACCAGGAGCTCCAGCCACATGTACCGACTGAAATCATCCACCACAAGCAGAAAATAATTCTTGCCTCCAGGTGTGCTTGGCCGGATCTGACCACACAGATCAGTATGCACCAAGTTGAGTGGCTTCTCACCTCGATAGTTTGCTACCTTTGGAAATGCATGACGATGCTGTTTTCCCAATGCACAACCATCACAAAATTCCTCAACTCGGTCAATTACTGGCATGCCCTCCACCATATTCTTGGACCCAAGGTCACGCAATGCTCTGAAATTCAGATGGCCATACCTCTCATGCCATAGCCATGCCTTGTCTTCCTTCATTGCCACCAGACAAACAGGAGTGGCAAACTgcatcttcaacaaatagagaCGGTTCTTGGCCCTAGGTGCTCTAGCTAGTAGACACCGATCAACATCGTACAGATTGCAGAAACCATTCTCTATCACAATTTTACAGCCTCCCTCCTCTAATTGACCAAGGCTAACTATATTACTTTTCAACTTGGGTATGAAATAGACAGATGTGAGTACCTTGTGATCCTTGTTCCTGGTCTAGAGTAGCACCGATCCCATGCCCTTGATCTCGACCAATGATCCATCACCAAAACGGATTGTACCTCCCACAGATGTGTCCAGTGACGCGAGCACCGCATGGCACCCCGTCATGTGATTGCTCGCACCCGTGTCGAGCACCCACGTGTTGTCATCGCGATCCGCTGGAAACACCTCCTCCTCATTGAGATGCACCACATGATGTGGAACGTGCACCCCAACTGGTTCAGCCTCGCGCCGTGGCGCGACAGTGCGCACCGTGTCGACCGTGGCGAGCATGAGCGCCGGCTGTTCCTCGTCAGCCTGCACATGATGTGCCTCCTCACGCCGCTCCTTCCTGGGACGCTTGCAGTCCTGCTTCCAGTGCCCGTAGATTCCACAGTTACGGCATCTTCCCTTGCGTCGCGGTGTGCCCTCCGATGTCAGTTTGACGACAGGCTCCTTCTTGTCACCTTGCGACGTGTTCTTCGGCTTGGCTGGGGAGAACCCGCCTTGTCGATCTCCTCCACTCCCGGATGAGGATCCCTCCGGAGCGAGGCGGTGGCGGTACTTGGTGAGCCACTGATCCTCGGACAGGTACAGCTTCTCTGTCTTCTCGGCGACAGTGTCGACGTCGAGACGATCTTCAGCGGCGCGCAGACGCCCCACCAATTCTTCCACCGTCAGAGTGTTGATGTTCAGCAACATCTCGATCGACACGGCGATTTGGTTGTACTACTTCGGGAGGACACGGAGGATTTTCTTGACGACGCGCGTTTTGCCCACGACCTCGCCGAGACCACGCAGCTTCTCAGCCAGCGAGTTGATTCGCAGGCCGAACTCGTCGATGAGCTCGCCATTCTTGAACTGGATGTTCTCGAATTCTTGCAGCAGCTTCTGTGCATGTGATTCTTTGACACGATCTGCACCCTGCCGCATGCTCTTGACTGCATCCCACGCCTCCTTCACCGTCTTCTTCGCCCCCAACGTCGTCCACATCTCCTTCGGCACCGAACGCAGGAGTGCGCTCATAGCCAGATGATCGTAGGCGCACTTCACTCCCTTGCCGCCCTGCTCGACGACGTCCCAAACCTCCATCGCCTCGAGATTGCATTGCATCAACATAACCCACTCGGAGTAATTAGACCGATCGAGCATCGGCCACATGAGCGACCCAACCGGGACGGTGGTCTTCCCGGCACTTGACGATACGTCGTCGTCGCCCATCTTCTTCTCCGGCTGCCTTCTCTTGGGGATGATGTACTTCTTCTTAGCTGGCTCCCTCGGTGGACTGACGGAACCGCTATAGAACATACACtaacagctctgataccaattgttgcCGCCGGCTGCCGGTGATGCAGCTCGGTGGCGATCGGCAACGAACACGACGCGCTCAGGGACGCACGACGTTGCACTCGGTCTCTCACGCGCGAACTTTGTGGATCTCAACAGAACACGAGAGAGTGGCGCTGCCAAACGTTGCAGCCTTTTCGGTTATGCTCTTTGCTATTTATTCTCGGTGCTTACACGGTCTGAGACCCATGATCACCCCGCCACGCGGGCTCGCGCTGCGACGCGCCCGCCTAACGCGCAGGAACGCTCCTCATGCACGACGTGGCGGTGACCACTCTCGCCGCACCGTGAACGCAGCACGGTTCAGGCGGAACACCACACATGCAGCTATCTAATTGTGGAACACAAATATGCATCACTAAAACAGGTAACTAAACAATGCAATGCATGATTGTGCACGGGATTAGTTCAACAACTCGCTGGGACAGCGGAAGGCCTCAGCCTCAGCCTCTCAGCCACTCTATTCACGCGTATCAGAGTGCCGAACAGGACGTAGCACTCGACGCCGGAGAGCACTGAAATCGGATTGTCAGTAACCAAATCTTGGTCTATTCTGTGATTCTGTCCACTAGTAGGAAGGAACAAATAATAGCATTATTACAGCTTAAAAACCTCTGCCACTTCGCTTGGAGTCCCACCAAAGCAACCCTACCAATCTGTATACACAGACACATACACTGCACAGGCTTCACGCACCCCACGGTGGTCCAGCGGCCCGCGACCTTAAAATCATCCAGCGCATGCCGCTTTGCCGCGCCGCCACGGACGGGCGCCGCCGGGCGCGCATGCGGCTTTATTGCTCCGCTTGCAACTATGGCCTGTTCCGCGAGTCCTGACGGCCGGGACGGCGCCGGCTACTGGCCGTCGTCGCGCTTGTGCAGGATCTTCCCGGCGAGCACGGCCGTCTCGATGACCCCGCGTATGACGGACGCCGTCTGGCCGACGTCGCACTCGTTCCCCGGGAACGTCGGCCCCGCCGGGCTCACCCTGTCCAGGCAGCTCAGCAGGTTCTCGTTGCAACGCGTGTTCAGGTAGTCATCTGCGGCATAAACAAAAGGGGAAAAAAGTCAGCAGCGGGAGTAGTCAACGACAAAAGTGAGCTCGCGCAATGGAGAGCGAAGCAGACGGCGAGGTGAGGGGACACATGTACGCCGGAGCCACCACACGTCTACCGGAGTGCGGTCGCATTGAGTGCGCTGGGCGGGCTGAGGTGAGGTCCGAGGGGGGGATTCGGGGGGCCGACCGGCCGACGCAATCAAGCGCGCCGACGCGTGCTAGCTAGCGATGCCACCATGCCGTGCCGGGAAGGACGCGACGGGCCAGCTTGCGGCGGGCTGGTGACGCCCACGccaccgcgcgcgcgcgcgcgccatgcCGGTTGGCCGCGACGCGCCGACGAGCACGCCAGGAACGCGGCCGAGCAGCGCGTGACAGGGGCacgccgcgcgcggcgcgccAGTTTAATCCTATCTGGTAGCTAGCCTTGTACTGGTTGCAGATTGTGATCTGATCGAGTTAGGTGGCGCGTCAGCTCGCAGGTTCCTGGCGTGCCGCCGACGGCGAAGCGGGACCTAACCGTTGTTCCGTCTGGTGCGCCCGCCGCCCAGGAACTGTCGAAGCAAatcctcttcttttctttttctttcgtTTCTGTCGTCTCCTGCTCTGGTCTTTCGGTTTCAGAGAACTACTCCGGCCATGCTTATATCACGTTTCAGACATCAAGTTTAGCTCGAATTTGTTGTCTGAAAACGCCATATAAAATCGACTGGAGGTAGCAAGGGGAGTTGAATCTGCAGAGTTGGGGAGCGCGTACTGTTGTGGGTGTCGACGCAGTGGTCGTGGACCATGCAGCAGGCGTCCAGGGCGTCGCAGGGCTTCTCGCGGGGGCAGCCGCTGTACAGGATCCCGCAGTACTTCCCGTACCTCAGCAGCGGCGGAACTTCCATTTTCCGGGACCGGGGTGGACAAGAAAAAAAACTAATCAGTACTCCTTTTGCGATTTTGCCGGTGGGCACCCGACTGAAAACTGAAAAGCAGACGGCTTCAGCTGAGCTTTGTCCGCCAGAGAAATCGCAGCTTCTCTGAAACTTCAGGGTTGTGAATTGTGGCTTCCTTACCTACGCAGAACGAGGATTCGCATGTCCGGCTACAGCCTTGGCTCCCCTGTGGAAAACAAACGCGTCCATGGCGGACGACGGAACCGATCAGCTCGAAAAGCAATCCCGCTCACAAAAATTCACTCGGTTCCCTCCCCTCTCTCGTCCTTACCGCCGGTGGCGTCCCGAGCAGGTCGCCGATCTTGAGCGCCCGTGACGCCGTCGccaggaggagcaggaggagggggagcagcggcggccaCCGCGAGAACGCGAGCACGGATGCCATCCTCGTGGTGTCCGTTTGCGTAATTGCGTGTCTCGGCGTGTGTGGTGTTGCGGGAGAGAGCGGGATAGGGCACAGAGCGCGAAATGTCTGGCCTCTTTCaggcgggcgccggcggccgggcTATTTATAAGCTTGAGGCGGTTGGACAGAACGAGCGAGCAAGGCAGCAAGAAGGGCATGTACTTGGTGGAGAACTGGAGATGGATTGGGGGAGCTGCGTACTTTGGCTGTGGAAGCTTCGGTCTCGCGTCTCGTACCGGGACAGGATCGCATGGACATGATGGCGTGGCTGCACTTGCGCGTATCCTGAAGCGACCAAAACTACAGCAGCACGTTAACAGCACCTGAAAAGGTACTGCTGCTCATACTACGCCATGGAACCATACTGCCAAAAATTATCTCTGAGCTAAATTTCGTGGCTGTTAATGGCGAGTTGGTGGCGTGGCGCGGATCTCGCGCTGAACCCGCACGCTGGTGAGCGATGACAGTTGACAGGGGCCATCTAGCTAGCAGTTGCAGTTCGCGAGTTGCCATCAGAGGAGGGGCAccggctggctggctggctggctgcacAAGTGGCTGCTGCTGTGGCTCTCTGACCTACGTCTCTGTGTTTGTATCATGACGATGGCATGCACGCTCACATCAGAGATTAGATCTAAAGACTATTTATCCTTTTTTTCCAGCTCCTGCTTTCATGCGTAAAGACTATTATTGACTCACCAAACAACGGATAGAGTATAGGAGATTTGACCACATGCGTGCCGGCCCATGTCTTTGCAGCACCGAACCCTGCTTAATTACGCAAATGGCTATAGAAGCCGGATCAAACTCAAGCAGGTTAAGCTAGCGTCTTGCTGAATCAAAGAGATGACTTCGCAACGGTTGCGCTTAGCCGTAACCGCTGCGCATTGTCTAGTCTTTGGTCTCTTGGGCACTCTAGAACGATTGGAACACCGCACCCAATTCATTGTTCACGGGGGATGAAGCTAGTTTGCGAACTTGGTTCAGCTGTTCAGGTGAGGACTGGAGACGTTCGACCCGGTATCGTGCGAATCCGGTTTCGTGTTCCGTGCAGCAAATTGCTCGGTGGTGATTAGACAGCAACTGGACACGTCTCAGGGGCAGGGGCCAGCCTCTCATTCGTGATCAGGTGTGCCAATTTTTGTAACGTGGGTGGAGTGCTAGCTTCAGAACCGTCAGGGAGCAAGTGTGCTGGTGGATGCCGGTAGCATGGAAGCACGCGCACTTTGTACTTGAAATATGCCATAACATGATGTAATGCTCTGGAAATGTTTGGCACAATTATCGCAGGTTGGAATTGGTGGAATTGTAATTATACTGGTTTTTGTTAATCTCATCTCAATACTTCTTCTATCTCAGCAACTTTTTGGCTAAAGATGTACTAAACTGAGGGGATGTGAGTTTCAAACAAGCAATACGGGCATGCTTTCGTTCTTGCTATCAAGCTATGGATAGAAGAATTAACCACTTGGGATATTTGACTATCCACACAACACTTGCACTCATGCGTTCTACATGGGCTGAATTCATCCTTGTCTTTAGGGTGGGCCTTGCATATTACGAGTTGAAACTTCCAAGAGAAACAATGAGCGAATCTGTTTCGAACATGCGTGTGTCGCCACGTACAATGTATTAAGGAAAATGAAACCCTATTAAAAAAAATACAATCAAATCTGACAGAGTTTCATTCTCTGCTATTACCATCGTAACAAATTGGCCACACGCGTCATATATCTCAGCCATTTGAAAACAAACTCAAATCAGTTGATGCCATTAGTACAACTCATATATGAGGTTTAGCTAGCCATCTGAATATTTGCTTATTGTGTAACGTGGATAAACATTACTTTAAGCGTTTTTAGACCTTCATGCTACCTCTCGTTGCTTTTGTCTGAACTTGCACCaaacatttttatttatttttttcttccGCTCACGATCTATGGCgtctttttgaaaaaaaaaggtaTGCCACGGAGTCCAGCGGCTTGATCGATTGCTAAATCTTTTGTTCAGTCGATCAAGAGATTTCTTTCAGCGAAAATTTTTGCATACTTCGATTACGTTGTAGCTCCTGAATTCGGACATCACGTCATCACCCCAGTATACACTCATAAAACCTTCTTCCACTCTATATCCAGGTGGTCCATGCACAGGACTGCAAGAGGCAGTGTTCTACAACAGGCGGACGAAAGCATCCTCTGGGCACGTAGGGATGCGTCATGCAACGTACGTCCGAAACAGCGCAGCGCAGGCAGTGCAGTCTTGGGCTCCAGAAACCAGAAAACCGAGCCGAGACGGCCATAGAAGCGCATCATGAGACAATTCAGCCACATTTATCCTTCCCTTCTGTGAGCCACCGTCTCCCTAGTCTCTCTCCACGACTGCATATTTATGGTTCACCAGTTCACTACCTGTGGAGTCCATCCAACCATTGCCTTTTGGTCCCTCCCTTTTGGCAGAGGGCTAGCTGCATGCTCCCAGTGCAAAATCTGAACATGTGTCC from Panicum hallii strain FIL2 chromosome 9, PHallii_v3.1, whole genome shotgun sequence includes:
- the LOC112875892 gene encoding probable phospholipase A2 homolog 2 — its product is MASVLAFSRWPPLLPLLLLLLATASRALKIGDLLGTPPAGSQGCSRTCESSFCVVPPLLRYGKYCGILYSGCPREKPCDALDACCMVHDHCVDTHNNDYLNTRCNENLLSCLDRVSPAGPTFPGNECDVGQTASVIRGVIETAVLAGKILHKRDDGQ